The Hippocampus zosterae strain Florida chromosome 2, ASM2543408v3, whole genome shotgun sequence genome contains the following window.
ATACAACAAACACACCAAGGTAGCAGTGAAGACCATGAAACCTGGGAGCATGTCAGTGGAAGCCTTCATGGCTGAGGCCAACCTGATGAAGACTTTACAGCACGACAAACTGGTGCGACTCCATGCTGTGGTCACCAAGGAGGAGCCCATTTATATTATCACTGAATTGATGGAAAAGGGTATGTGTAAATCTTGTCACACTAGAACATGGTTTTAATTGTAGTTCAAACAAAAGCAGGAGAGACAGTGACCCGCGCAACAAGCACGTTGTTCagcacattagcattagcaccgTTGTATTACATAACCAATGACTACAGATAGCTATCATTtaaattttgtttgatttgaagAGGTCAGGTTTCTTCATCACAATGACTTCctagcccaggggtgggcaattattttcccaggggggggggggggggggggggcaaatgagaagcagaaaatattgtggagggccggccaaaagttagaaatagaaatagaaaataaagaaggtagcacaatgtctttgtatgccagtaataatgtaacattctcctctaccatcacactcagcaccggttctcctcaaggatgtgtactgagccccctgttgttcacgctctacacatttgactgctctccgactcttattagcggtccagtttgcggaaagtttttaacatgataacaatcaaaccattctaggaaatgttcatttacccGAGCCACAagtaattcactctgagcatggaaattgccagaatcagaccgagtaagaatcgcttccttgtttttcaaagtctcgtagatttgagtctttccaactCCAGGCATCTCccgaatgtttcgtactttgttacccacttcatttaatcagatacatatcactttcccttccatggtcattactccctctttcttcgtcttcccctgtgctctgcaacttgaagtaactgcgccacctggtgttgaaatacctgtcattacgagtccaaacgaaatgaatgcaatcaaaccttaattgtgcaccaatcttcggcgggccggattaaaaagaccaatgggccgtatccggcccgcgggctgtaGTTTGTCCACCACTGTACGTAGCCTCTATTtttgcgcgcacgcgcgcgtgtgtgttgtcTCATTGCATGTTTATATCAAAGGTCAGGAATTTCCAAGAGCGTTCTAAGCAGATGTCAATAATGCCCTTTTAAAGATGAACAAAATAAGTGCCTACGTGCAAAATGAGTCCtcttaattaccggtaattcaaaagttcatgtttcattttttggcGTCAcactggtcgactggttagcacatccgcctcacagtgcagaggtcatgggtttcgATTCCGAgccccggcctttctgtgtggagtttgcatgtgccccatgcccgcgtgggtttttttctcgatgttccagtttccttccatattccaaaaacatgcattataggttaattgaatgctctaaattgtctgtcggctgattgaacgctctaaattgtgcccaggggtgattgtgagtgtgaatggttgtttatcaatatgtgtgccctgcgattggctggcacccagtTCAGTACCCCACCTGTTGCCCGAAGACTGGCAGGGGTTGCTGCTGAGAATAGAGGAATCAAGATGACAATTTTCTCATGACGGCTGCTGATGAAAGTTTAAAAGCCCAGTTTACATGGATTGAACTTATGGTGTCTGCCTGTGATCATGCATGCAGGTAGTTTATTAGACTTCCTCAAGAGTGATGAAGGCAGTCGCATCCCACTTCCCAAACTGATCGACTTTTGTGCCCAGGtaagagaaagccaattcacaaaataaaatccaatacttacaaaaccattggtaccgagagttcaaaagcgaaTCACGACAAGATCTATAGCAAGAATAGTCTATGGGCAATGAGGCATCaaggcataaacaatactccgacaaccagccgacagattgttggtccttaaatacacagttccttaattgaaagattggcagccagaaagtctgctcagtgtgccacctgctggccaggccaaggacaggaacatgacacaGTCTCATTCAGAGCTTCAGCCCTCTAATTAGAAAACATCCACATTAATGTTGCAATGTGAATATGGCTTACATTGGATTTGTTGAACCTTTTCAATACCTTGCTAAAAATCCTTTGTAGTTTATTGTTTTGATTCTAATAAACAGACAGCTATTTGTACCATAACACACATTGTGTAATGCTGTATCACTGCAGTGGTAAACCAACAAAGTGAAGCCAACAGAAACTGAAAAGTCTCTTCTGCAACTTAAATTGTGATCATTTTGTCACACACAGCGCAAAGGTGTTGGTTCTTACTCTTCCACTGTGACGTGTTTATTCCTAGATAGCGGAGGGTATGGCCTTCATTGAGCAAAGGAATTACATCCACCGAGACTTGAGGGCTGCCAACATCCTAGTCAATAAGGCTTTAGTATGCAAAATTGCTGACTTTGGGCTCGCTCGCATCATCGAAGACAATGAATACACAGCAAGAGAAGGTACGACATGCTACAGTATGATTTAATTTTGTCTTCAATGAGCTGCCTGAATTTTCGTCTTTTTTATTCATGTATGAGCTGAAATATTCTTTTATGGTTTTTCAGGAGCAAGATTTCCAATTAAGTGGACCGCCCCTGAAGCCATCAACTACGGCTGTTTCACGATTAAGTCAGATGTCTGGTCTTTTGGCATTTTGCTGACTGAGATCATCAGTTATGGACGCACACCGTACCCAGGTAACAACTTTGGTGTTGATACAGCATACGCTgttgccccaccccccaaacacctccaccccacacacacaccatcaatatcacaattcatcatTCAAGTCATTTAACAGCGGGTGGAGTTTTCTCTCTTGTGCTATTTTTGAAGATGTGTGCACTTCGAAAAGGGCTTTTGCGCCCTTCTGGCCATGAACACAGCCGACTAgcttccctttaaattcagtgcagatgcggggtggggggcatgaTCTACATAGCTGGAGTCCATGCAAGAGACCAATGTGCGCAGGTTAATAAGGAACAGCAAAAAGAGTTCCACTTGCGGATGATATAACGTAGGACAGAGCGATCACTGTTGTGAAGCAGCCTTCATCGAACGACCATACAATGTTTGACAATGCGATAAATCCGTCGTGAGATTTGATTGCCGTCGCAAACCAATCCACAGGAGTCCGTCTCAATGCTTCTCAATGCTCAAGGCGTTGTTATTTAACAAATTCCAATGGTGAATTTCATGGAGTGATTTGTATTTTCAGGGATGACCAATCCAGAGGTGATCCGTTCCCTGGAGAAGGGCTACCGAATGCAGCGTCAGGACAGTTGTCCCAAGGAACTCTATG
Protein-coding sequences here:
- the hck gene encoding tyrosine-protein kinase HCK isoform X2, encoding MSISTGQEGFIPSNYIAKDTLEAEEWFFKGVSRRDAERQLLAPGNRVGSFMIRDSETNKGSFSLSVRDSDGPSGDTVKHYKIRMLDNGGFYISPRITFSTLQEMVKHYKKQGDGLCQTLTNPCLSPKPEKPWEKDAWEIQRSSLKLEKRLGAGQFGEVWLATYNKHTKVAVKTMKPGSMSVEAFMAEANLMKTLQHDKLVRLHAVVTKEEPIYIITELMEKGSLLDFLKSDEGSRIPLPKLIDFCAQIAEGMAFIEQRNYIHRDLRAANILVNKALVCKIADFGLARIIEDNEYTAREGARFPIKWTAPEAINYGCFTIKSDVWSFGILLTEIISYGRTPYPGMTNPEVIRSLEKGYRMQRQDSCPKELYDIMLECWKNKPDDRPTFDYLQSVLEDFYTATESQYQQQP